One genomic window of Mucilaginibacter sp. SJ includes the following:
- a CDS encoding YhcH/YjgK/YiaL family protein, translated as MILDQLKNIDIYKTLSPDIYAGLQFLKNATPDIAVGTYPINENTKAIVSEYETVADFSRGYEAHKHVIDIQYPVRGLERVKWSPIEAMNVNIPYDEAKDRTFFKDPSPQGTHVDIGEGIFAIMFPGDGHGPQHYIDKPEFIKKITIKVAI; from the coding sequence ATGATACTTGACCAGTTAAAAAATATTGATATATATAAAACACTGTCACCTGACATTTATGCCGGCCTGCAGTTTTTGAAAAATGCCACTCCTGATATCGCAGTCGGTACTTATCCTATCAATGAAAATACAAAGGCCATTGTAAGCGAATACGAAACCGTTGCCGATTTTTCGAGAGGATATGAAGCTCATAAGCATGTGATTGATATCCAATACCCTGTACGTGGCCTGGAGCGTGTAAAGTGGTCGCCCATTGAAGCAATGAATGTTAACATCCCTTATGATGAAGCAAAGGACCGCACATTTTTTAAAGATCCATCACCACAGGGAACGCATGTTGATATTGGTGAGGGCATATTTGCTATTATGTTTCCTGGAGACGGTCACGGCCCACAGCATTACATTGACAAACCTGAATTCATTAAAAAAATCACTATAAAAGTAGCCATCTGA
- a CDS encoding acylneuraminate cytidylyltransferase family protein — MEIPKITALVPMKGHSERVPHKNIRPLVGKPAFHWIMETLSQSPYINEILVNTDSDEIAGSAAKFDKVRVYQRPDFLLGDMVSIQPLIEYDIEQTDAQYFLQTHSTNPLLTVESINGAIEAFFAQTEHDALFSVTETKTRFYWPDGRGVNHDPKVLIRTQDLEPIFHENSCFYIFSKETNYKTKNRLGSNPMMYPIERLEAADIDDMEDFYWAEFLLKRKLENEK, encoded by the coding sequence ATGGAAATACCTAAAATCACAGCCTTGGTGCCTATGAAAGGCCACTCTGAAAGGGTACCACACAAAAATATCCGCCCGTTGGTGGGCAAACCTGCCTTTCACTGGATAATGGAAACGCTTTCTCAGAGCCCCTATATTAATGAAATTTTAGTGAACACAGATTCAGACGAGATAGCCGGAAGTGCTGCCAAGTTTGATAAGGTAAGGGTATACCAAAGGCCGGATTTTTTATTAGGTGATATGGTAAGTATCCAGCCACTTATTGAGTATGATATTGAACAAACGGATGCCCAGTATTTTTTGCAAACACATAGTACTAACCCATTGTTAACTGTTGAATCAATAAACGGAGCTATTGAAGCCTTTTTTGCTCAAACCGAGCATGATGCTTTATTTTCGGTTACGGAAACCAAAACACGGTTTTACTGGCCTGATGGCCGTGGAGTAAATCACGACCCTAAAGTGCTGATACGTACCCAGGACCTGGAGCCTATATTTCATGAAAACTCATGCTTTTATATTTTTTCAAAAGAAACAAATTATAAAACAAAAAACAGGCTTGGCTCAAATCCAATGATGTATCCTATTGAGCGGCTTGAAGCTGCTGATATTGATGATATGGAAGACTTCTACTGGGCTGAATTTCTGTTGAAGAGGAAGCTTGAAAATGAGAAATAA
- a CDS encoding cyclase family protein yields the protein MRNNINLSHLISQSTPAYGNRDRIFIRDNSSILKGETANSSCWVFSNNHIGTHIDSPRHFSATGKKTHEFPVNDFFYDKVKLVDITCATGILISIEDFKKVETAVPRDVELLFIRTGYEQYRTVDKYWNDSPGLAAELADYFRARFPHLRCVGFDFISLTSWNFRPEGRISHKAFLCPDEEEKKPILVIEDMALASVQTVIKSVVVAPMFVEDGNGGAVTVFADVA from the coding sequence ATGAGAAATAATATTAACCTGTCACATTTAATTTCGCAATCTACACCTGCCTACGGTAACCGCGACCGTATTTTTATACGTGATAATTCGTCAATATTAAAAGGTGAAACAGCCAACTCATCATGCTGGGTGTTTTCTAATAACCATATAGGTACCCATATCGATTCGCCCCGCCATTTTTCGGCAACAGGAAAAAAAACACATGAATTTCCTGTTAATGATTTTTTTTACGACAAAGTAAAACTGGTTGACATCACTTGTGCAACAGGTATCCTGATTTCGATAGAGGATTTCAAAAAGGTAGAAACAGCGGTTCCTCGTGATGTGGAACTATTGTTTATCCGTACAGGATATGAACAATATCGTACGGTTGATAAATACTGGAATGATAGTCCTGGCTTGGCGGCAGAGCTGGCTGATTATTTCAGAGCCAGGTTTCCGCACCTCCGTTGCGTCGGTTTTGATTTTATATCGTTAACCTCGTGGAATTTCAGGCCCGAAGGGCGCATAAGCCACAAGGCGTTTTTATGTCCGGACGAAGAAGAAAAGAAACCAATACTTGTTATAGAAGATATGGCATTGGCATCGGTACAAACGGTAATAAAATCGGTTGTTGTAGCTCCGATGTTTGTGGAAGATGGTAACGGCGGCGCTGTTACCGTATTTGCCGATGTAGCATAA
- a CDS encoding HpcH/HpaI aldolase family protein, with amino-acid sequence MKNTTLKQQLKDKKNTVGSWITIPHQSVIDILAEAGFDWLTIDLEHTSIDYNELQILIGFIQARGMAALVRVSKNEEVVIKRALDAGADGIIVPMVCSMIEAKQAVEFAKYPPVGKRGVGLNRAQRYGYAFEDYKEWVSKHLVVIAQIEHIDGVKNIEDIISTDGIDGIIIGPYDLSGSLGIPGQYNEPIVQEALKKVEETCNEKAFSMGYHVIDPKIELVKDKQDAGYNFIAFSTDFLFMGRNASDEMKKLKQYL; translated from the coding sequence ATGAAAAATACGACGCTGAAGCAACAGCTAAAAGACAAGAAAAACACTGTAGGATCCTGGATCACTATCCCGCATCAATCGGTAATTGATATTTTGGCTGAAGCCGGGTTCGACTGGCTTACTATTGATCTTGAACATACATCAATTGATTACAACGAATTACAAATATTGATAGGCTTTATACAAGCGCGGGGAATGGCCGCTTTGGTGCGTGTATCAAAGAATGAAGAAGTAGTGATAAAACGGGCGCTTGATGCCGGTGCCGATGGTATTATAGTACCCATGGTTTGCTCAATGATTGAAGCTAAACAGGCCGTTGAATTTGCAAAATATCCGCCGGTAGGAAAAAGAGGCGTAGGCCTTAACCGTGCACAGCGTTATGGTTATGCTTTTGAAGACTATAAAGAGTGGGTGAGTAAACACCTTGTTGTAATTGCGCAAATTGAGCATATCGATGGGGTTAAAAACATTGAAGATATTATTTCAACCGATGGTATCGACGGCATAATCATCGGGCCCTATGACCTTTCAGGTTCATTAGGTATTCCCGGACAGTACAACGAACCAATAGTGCAGGAAGCGCTTAAAAAGGTTGAGGAAACATGCAACGAAAAAGCTTTTTCAATGGGGTATCATGTTATTGATCCTAAAATCGAATTAGTAAAGGATAAACAAGATGCGGGTTACAATTTTATAGCTTTCAGTACAGATTTTCTTTTCATGGGCCGCAACGCCAGCGATGAAATGAAAAAGTTAAAACAATATCTATGA
- a CDS encoding 6-hydroxymethylpterin diphosphokinase MptE-like protein encodes MSRLKYLKDMSLSELSLERIANAIKVRAKDIPHYVSWHFNSKQARENKAKLKQYHNIHKGKRCFIVANGPSLKNTDVSLLKDEITIAMNRMYLNAGQMGFMPTYIVVHDIPIQLLQFRDDLDELKLPKFFNWNARKHFTDKENLTFIRSDYKPRFSTDLTETSWGGHSVTNICIQLAYYMGFDEVYLVGKDHSYEETGTPGKLVIATGEEKNHFTKNYYTKGMGWRIPDYKGEELAYNMAKVAFEKSGRKIIDATINGKLDIFPKIDFYSLFKK; translated from the coding sequence ATGAGCAGGTTAAAATATCTGAAAGATATGTCGTTAAGCGAGTTGTCCCTTGAAAGGATAGCTAACGCCATTAAGGTAAGGGCTAAAGATATACCGCATTACGTTTCCTGGCACTTTAACAGTAAACAGGCGCGCGAAAACAAAGCTAAGCTTAAACAGTATCATAATATACATAAAGGTAAAAGGTGCTTTATTGTTGCTAATGGGCCAAGTTTAAAAAATACCGATGTTTCATTGTTGAAAGATGAAATAACTATCGCAATGAACCGCATGTATCTTAACGCGGGCCAAATGGGTTTTATGCCAACTTACATTGTAGTGCATGATATCCCTATCCAATTATTGCAATTCAGGGATGATTTGGATGAGCTTAAATTGCCCAAATTTTTTAACTGGAATGCCCGGAAACATTTCACCGATAAAGAAAATTTGACGTTTATCAGGTCTGATTACAAGCCAAGGTTCTCTACCGATCTTACTGAAACCTCTTGGGGCGGGCATAGTGTTACTAATATTTGTATACAGCTTGCTTATTATATGGGGTTTGATGAAGTATACCTGGTAGGTAAAGATCACAGCTATGAGGAAACTGGCACCCCGGGTAAACTTGTTATTGCAACCGGCGAAGAAAAAAACCATTTCACAAAAAACTATTATACCAAAGGAATGGGGTGGCGTATTCCGGATTATAAAGGCGAAGAGCTGGCTTATAATATGGCAAAAGTTGCTTTTGAAAAAAGTGGACGCAAAATAATTGATGCAACCATTAATGGTAAGCTTGATATTTTTCCGAAGATTGATTTTTATTCCCTGTTTAAAAAATAA
- a CDS encoding 6-hydroxymethylpterin diphosphokinase MptE-like protein yields the protein MKSLIDKGISTIRNDGVKVFAMRTWKYGLVKLKRLTRPNDVKNIEKWKQLKNKYKGKRIFIIGNGPSLNKMPLYLLEGEYTISFNRFNLMFERLNWLPNFYMVTDDLVIKDMYSQINQEILPLVEHAFFPDIHPSNVEFSKYISHRDNVHWLNMDQPQFRADLPYCGINKTVVNGAIQVVAYMGFTEIYLIGVDMTFADQKVKKLNSRNWEAAEKDPNHFDPRYFGKGLKYHNPTVHEMLEKFEEGREFFANRGVKIFNAGYGGKLEVFPRVDFDSLFDLNDIQIQALLNTSRVLKERNITFHEALNSPLITEPTETYPNLFKASGEFGITLIPLLIFDYLPVGPYKGEYFFVKR from the coding sequence ATGAAGTCTTTGATAGACAAGGGTATAAGCACTATACGGAATGATGGGGTTAAAGTCTTTGCCATGCGGACCTGGAAATATGGCCTTGTAAAGCTTAAGCGCCTTACGCGACCTAATGACGTGAAAAATATTGAGAAATGGAAACAACTAAAAAATAAATATAAAGGCAAGCGGATATTTATTATTGGCAATGGTCCCAGTCTTAATAAAATGCCCTTGTATTTGCTTGAAGGAGAATATACAATCAGCTTTAACCGTTTTAATCTTATGTTTGAACGGCTTAACTGGTTGCCGAACTTTTACATGGTGACTGACGACCTTGTAATTAAGGACATGTACAGCCAGATAAATCAGGAAATATTACCTCTTGTTGAACATGCTTTCTTCCCTGATATACATCCCTCCAATGTTGAATTTTCAAAATACATCAGCCATAGAGATAACGTACATTGGTTAAATATGGATCAACCACAATTCAGGGCCGATTTGCCATATTGTGGTATTAATAAAACTGTTGTAAATGGTGCGATACAGGTTGTTGCGTATATGGGTTTTACCGAAATATACCTTATAGGTGTTGATATGACATTTGCCGATCAAAAGGTTAAAAAGTTAAATTCACGTAACTGGGAAGCTGCCGAAAAAGATCCAAATCATTTTGACCCGCGTTATTTTGGTAAAGGGCTTAAATATCATAACCCAACCGTGCATGAAATGCTTGAAAAGTTTGAAGAAGGACGGGAGTTTTTTGCCAATCGTGGAGTGAAAATATTTAATGCAGGTTACGGCGGCAAGCTCGAGGTATTTCCAAGAGTTGATTTCGATAGCCTTTTTGACCTTAATGATATACAAATCCAGGCATTATTAAACACCTCAAGAGTATTAAAAGAGCGAAATATTACATTTCATGAAGCTTTAAACTCGCCGCTGATAACAGAACCGACCGAAACTTACCCTAACCTGTTCAAAGCAAGCGGAGAATTTGGGATTACGCTTATCCCGCTTTTAATTTTTGATTATTTGCCTGTAGGTCCTTACAAAGGGGAGTATTTTTTTGTTAAAAGATAA
- a CDS encoding YhcH/YjgK/YiaL family protein has translation MIIDTLDNIEFYKTINNDIYEGLKFIKNADPEIELGVYPLTDTAKAVVMEYETKVENDFGYEAHKYVIDVQYCIKGTELIPWANLNLLTPNTEYNVEKDFTFYNKIERQGEVVIGNNVFAVFFPQDGHAPVYANGEPGYIKKIVIKVKVQ, from the coding sequence ATGATTATTGATACACTTGACAATATTGAATTTTATAAAACAATTAATAACGACATTTACGAAGGACTAAAATTTATTAAAAATGCCGACCCCGAAATTGAACTGGGTGTATATCCTTTAACAGACACAGCGAAAGCTGTTGTAATGGAATACGAAACCAAGGTTGAAAATGATTTTGGTTATGAGGCGCACAAATATGTTATAGATGTTCAATATTGTATTAAAGGCACCGAACTTATTCCGTGGGCTAATCTTAACCTTTTAACCCCGAATACCGAGTATAATGTAGAGAAGGATTTTACCTTTTATAATAAGATAGAGCGTCAGGGGGAAGTGGTGATTGGTAATAACGTGTTTGCTGTGTTTTTTCCGCAGGATGGCCATGCACCTGTTTACGCTAATGGTGAACCTGGTTATATAAAAAAAATTGTTATTAAAGTTAAAGTTCAATAA
- the rfbC gene encoding dTDP-4-dehydrorhamnose 3,5-epimerase translates to MIVIPTPLEGCLLIKPHIFNDDRGYFFESFNQLRFADATGFNVNFVQDNQSYSTKGVLRGLHLQKGEFSQAKLVRVTKGEVFDVAVDLRKGSPTYGQYHSVLLTEENNEQFFIARGFAHGFIVLSDEAVFQYKCDNYYNKESESGLHYADPELNIDWRLSGSDVLVSDKDLELPFLKDAPDFGF, encoded by the coding sequence ATGATCGTAATACCAACCCCGCTTGAGGGATGTTTATTAATAAAACCACATATTTTTAATGATGATCGTGGTTACTTCTTTGAATCGTTTAACCAACTACGGTTTGCTGATGCCACAGGCTTCAACGTCAATTTTGTACAGGATAATCAATCATATTCAACCAAAGGTGTATTACGCGGTCTGCATCTTCAAAAAGGTGAATTTTCACAAGCTAAGCTGGTTAGGGTAACCAAAGGCGAAGTATTTGATGTAGCTGTTGATCTTCGCAAAGGCTCGCCAACTTATGGGCAGTATCATAGTGTGCTGTTAACCGAAGAGAATAACGAGCAATTTTTTATTGCCCGCGGATTTGCCCATGGCTTTATTGTATTGAGCGATGAAGCTGTATTTCAGTATAAATGCGATAATTATTATAATAAAGAGTCTGAAAGTGGTTTACATTATGCCGATCCCGAATTAAATATTGATTGGAGATTAAGCGGCAGTGATGTACTGGTGTCGGATAAAGATCTTGAACTGCCGTTTTTAAAGGATGCTCCTGATTTTGGTTTTTAA
- the rfbD gene encoding dTDP-4-dehydrorhamnose reductase, which translates to MHNVIVFGASGQLGNCLKKVAEERGIDYVHFLPEDEANILREDLLDIVFEKYKPTFAINCAAYTAVDKAEDEVDLARAINKTGAANLAKHCKVYGAALVQISTDFIFKGDVALPLTEEAFAEPISVYGVTKLEGEQAIAEIIDEYYTIRTSWLYSEYGNNFVKTMLKLGSERDELKIIADQVGTPTYAIDLAGVILDIIVSEKKAYGIYHYSNEGVTSWYDFAKGIFDISGTDIKVYPIRTSEFPTKARRPAFSVMDKAKIKKTFNIKIPYWRDSLNVCIERLAATE; encoded by the coding sequence ATGCATAACGTAATCGTATTTGGAGCATCAGGGCAATTGGGTAACTGCTTAAAAAAAGTTGCCGAAGAAAGAGGAATTGATTATGTTCATTTTTTGCCGGAAGATGAAGCCAATATCCTCCGTGAAGATTTGCTTGATATTGTTTTTGAGAAGTATAAACCAACCTTTGCTATCAATTGTGCAGCTTATACTGCTGTTGATAAAGCAGAAGATGAAGTTGACCTGGCCCGGGCGATCAATAAAACCGGTGCCGCAAATCTTGCTAAGCACTGCAAAGTATACGGTGCCGCCCTTGTGCAAATCTCAACTGATTTTATTTTTAAGGGAGATGTGGCATTGCCGCTCACAGAAGAGGCCTTTGCTGAGCCTATTAGCGTATATGGCGTCACCAAACTGGAAGGTGAACAGGCAATCGCAGAAATTATTGACGAATATTATACCATCCGCACAAGCTGGCTTTACTCTGAGTATGGCAATAATTTCGTAAAAACTATGTTAAAGCTTGGTTCTGAGCGTGATGAGCTTAAGATAATAGCAGATCAGGTAGGAACTCCTACTTATGCTATTGACCTGGCGGGCGTAATTCTTGATATTATTGTATCCGAAAAGAAGGCATACGGTATTTACCATTACAGTAATGAAGGTGTAACCTCATGGTATGATTTTGCCAAAGGCATTTTTGATATTTCAGGCACTGATATTAAAGTATATCCAATACGTACTTCTGAATTTCCAACAAAGGCGCGGCGCCCGGCATTTTCAGTAATGGATAAAGCTAAAATCAAAAAAACATTTAACATTAAGATTCCTTACTGGCGGGATAGTTTGAATGTCTGCATCGAAAGATTGGCCGCTACAGAGTAG
- the cysN gene encoding sulfate adenylyltransferase subunit CysN: MSLQAVKPEAKHTTTMELLRFTTAGSVDDGKSTLIGRLLYDSKSIFEDQMEAVKQSSERKGLQHVDLSLLTDGLRSEREQGITIDVAYRYFATPKRKFIIADTPGHIQYTRNMVTGASTANLALVLIDARKGVVEQTCRHSFIASLLKIPHIIVCVNKMDLVDYSEEAFNKVVEQYEAFAAKIDVTDIRFVPISALAGDNVVNDSENMPWYKGESLLHTLETIHIASDENHSDARFPVQTVIRPHADEHHDYRGYAGRIAGGIFRPGDRITVLPSGLTSTVKSIDTYSGPVDEAFAPMSVSITLEDDIDVSRGDMLVKDDSEPQVSQDLDAMICWMATRSPRPGAKYYLKTTTREVMSIIKEVYYKLDINTLEKREENTDIKMNEMVKIRLRTTQPVVFDEYRKNRITGSLILVDESTNETVAAGTFL; encoded by the coding sequence ATGAGCCTTCAGGCTGTCAAGCCCGAAGCAAAACATACCACCACAATGGAATTATTACGTTTTACTACAGCAGGTAGTGTTGATGATGGGAAAAGCACACTCATAGGGCGCTTACTGTACGATTCAAAATCCATCTTTGAAGACCAGATGGAAGCTGTAAAACAATCGAGCGAACGAAAAGGGCTTCAGCATGTTGATCTTTCATTACTAACCGACGGTTTACGTTCGGAGCGAGAGCAGGGCATCACTATTGATGTTGCCTATCGCTATTTTGCCACTCCCAAACGAAAATTTATTATTGCCGATACCCCCGGCCATATCCAATATACCCGCAACATGGTTACCGGCGCTTCAACCGCCAACCTTGCCCTGGTACTTATTGATGCCCGCAAAGGCGTAGTTGAACAAACCTGCCGCCATTCATTCATTGCGTCGCTGTTAAAAATCCCGCATATTATTGTTTGTGTAAATAAAATGGATTTGGTTGATTACAGTGAAGAAGCATTTAATAAAGTAGTTGAACAATACGAAGCATTTGCCGCCAAAATTGATGTCACCGATATCCGCTTTGTGCCGATCAGTGCCCTGGCTGGCGATAATGTGGTTAACGATTCGGAAAATATGCCGTGGTACAAGGGCGAAAGCTTGCTGCATACACTGGAAACCATTCATATTGCCAGCGATGAAAACCACTCCGATGCCCGCTTCCCGGTGCAAACAGTGATCCGTCCACATGCCGATGAACACCATGATTATCGTGGTTATGCTGGCAGGATTGCAGGTGGTATTTTCAGGCCGGGTGATAGGATCACGGTGCTGCCATCGGGGCTAACATCGACCGTTAAATCTATCGATACCTATTCTGGCCCTGTTGACGAAGCTTTTGCACCAATGTCGGTTTCAATTACTTTGGAGGATGATATTGACGTAAGCCGTGGTGATATGCTTGTAAAAGACGACAGTGAACCACAAGTGAGCCAGGATCTCGACGCTATGATTTGCTGGATGGCAACCCGCAGTCCGCGCCCGGGCGCAAAATATTACCTCAAAACCACTACTCGCGAGGTAATGTCGATCATTAAGGAGGTTTATTATAAACTGGATATCAACACACTTGAGAAACGGGAAGAAAATACTGATATTAAGATGAACGAAATGGTGAAGATCCGTTTACGTACTACCCAGCCGGTAGTGTTTGATGAGTACCGCAAAAACCGGATCACAGGTTCACTCATCCTGGTTGATGAATCAACCAATGAAACTGTAGCAGCGGGAACATTCCTGTAA
- the cysD gene encoding sulfate adenylyltransferase subunit CysD yields MHKYYLTHLQELESEAIYVIREVVAQFDRPAILFSGGKDSIVVTHLAKKAFWPAKIPMPLIHIDTGHNFPETMEFRDKLVENLGVQLIVGSVQESINKGRAVEESGINASRNELQIVTLLDTIESNKIDAAIGGARRDEEKARAKERFFSHRDEFGQWDPKNQRPELWNIFNGRKRMGEHFRVFPISNWTEMDIWNYILQENIAIPSLYFAHRRNAVNRDNTWLPASEFLQLREGETIENKLMRFRTLGDITITGGIESDADTLEKIVAEVSATRSTERGNRSDDKRSDTSMEDRKKQGYF; encoded by the coding sequence ATGCATAAATATTATCTTACTCATCTGCAGGAATTAGAATCAGAAGCCATTTACGTTATCAGGGAAGTGGTTGCACAATTTGATCGCCCTGCCATCCTGTTTTCGGGCGGGAAAGACTCTATTGTTGTAACACATCTGGCAAAAAAGGCGTTTTGGCCTGCTAAAATCCCTATGCCTCTCATACATATTGATACAGGGCACAACTTTCCCGAAACTATGGAGTTCAGGGATAAGCTGGTGGAAAACCTTGGCGTGCAACTCATTGTTGGCTCCGTTCAAGAATCAATCAACAAAGGGCGTGCAGTTGAGGAAAGTGGCATCAATGCAAGCCGCAACGAACTGCAGATAGTAACCCTGCTTGATACCATTGAAAGTAATAAGATAGATGCTGCTATCGGCGGTGCACGTCGTGATGAGGAAAAGGCCCGTGCTAAAGAACGTTTCTTTAGCCATCGCGATGAATTTGGCCAGTGGGACCCTAAAAACCAACGCCCTGAGCTTTGGAACATTTTTAACGGCCGTAAGCGTATGGGCGAGCATTTTCGCGTGTTCCCGATCAGCAACTGGACCGAAATGGATATCTGGAACTATATTTTGCAGGAAAATATAGCCATACCTTCTCTATATTTTGCACACCGGCGTAACGCTGTTAACCGCGATAATACCTGGCTGCCAGCTTCTGAATTTTTACAGCTTCGGGAGGGCGAAACTATCGAAAATAAACTTATGCGTTTCCGTACCCTAGGCGATATCACTATTACCGGCGGTATCGAATCAGACGCCGATACACTGGAAAAGATAGTTGCTGAAGTATCCGCTACCCGTAGCACCGAACGAGGCAACCGAAGCGATGATAAACGCTCAGATACCTCAATGGAAGACAGAAAAAAGCAGGGTTATTTTTAA
- a CDS encoding MBOAT family O-acyltransferase: MLFNSYAFLIFMIVTFIVYYLPWSFFKKNQIYTLIIASFFFYAYERPLLLLLLVFSVLINSIFSFSVYKVKKQHVKKILLFGVMFNISLLAFFKYSPLIASSLAGDLSLNNGVAHFLMTIPLPIGISFYTFEGVSLLMDLYKGKTILNLQTSSFTEHFKKTAFFISFFPHLIAGPILKAREFYPQMETKYFQDIKWSNAFKKIILGFFLKMVLADNLNEITATMQYPFFLGFSTGNLVLLLLGYSMQIFADFAGYSLIAIGLGALLGYNLPDNFNFPYISSSFSEFWRRWHISLSTWLRDYLYIPLGGSRKGEFRTYINLFIVMFLGGLWHGAAWSYAIWGSMHGLALMIERFILKDKLDHNKRSAFGIAYVFITITILWLMFKLTNFSHVLAYLKAIYTNIHLPFKLGMDQISIIAYGLGVVVYHAFYLLKDTNLYPKVYPKLDVITYGCMLFFIMVNSGSAGAFIYFQF, from the coding sequence ATGCTATTTAACAGTTACGCTTTCCTGATCTTCATGATCGTTACTTTTATTGTATATTATCTTCCATGGTCTTTTTTCAAAAAGAACCAGATATACACATTAATTATTGCAAGTTTTTTCTTTTATGCCTACGAAAGGCCCTTATTGCTGTTGCTACTGGTATTTTCAGTACTGATAAATTCTATTTTTAGCTTTAGTGTTTATAAGGTAAAGAAGCAACATGTAAAAAAGATACTGCTTTTTGGGGTGATGTTTAATATCAGTCTGCTGGCTTTTTTTAAATACAGCCCACTTATAGCATCGTCACTTGCCGGAGACTTGTCACTTAATAATGGCGTTGCTCATTTCCTGATGACTATCCCATTGCCTATCGGTATCTCTTTTTATACTTTTGAAGGGGTGAGCCTTTTAATGGATCTTTATAAAGGAAAAACAATTTTAAATCTGCAAACCAGCTCATTTACCGAGCACTTCAAAAAAACGGCTTTTTTTATCTCGTTTTTTCCGCATCTTATTGCTGGGCCTATATTAAAAGCGCGGGAGTTTTATCCCCAAATGGAAACAAAATATTTTCAGGATATAAAATGGAGTAACGCCTTTAAGAAAATTATCCTCGGTTTCTTTTTGAAAATGGTATTGGCAGATAACCTTAACGAGATTACGGCAACTATGCAATATCCGTTTTTCCTCGGCTTTTCAACTGGCAATCTGGTGCTTTTATTATTGGGTTACTCTATGCAAATATTTGCCGACTTCGCGGGTTACTCTCTTATTGCCATTGGTTTGGGCGCTTTATTGGGTTATAACCTCCCCGATAACTTTAATTTTCCATACATCTCATCTTCATTTTCTGAGTTTTGGCGCAGGTGGCATATCTCACTTTCAACCTGGTTGCGCGATTACCTATATATCCCGTTGGGGGGGAGCCGAAAAGGAGAGTTCCGTACCTATATTAATTTATTTATAGTTATGTTTTTAGGCGGACTATGGCATGGTGCTGCTTGGAGCTATGCTATTTGGGGTAGTATGCACGGTTTGGCTTTAATGATAGAACGCTTTATTTTGAAAGATAAGTTGGATCATAATAAACGTAGTGCGTTTGGCATTGCCTACGTATTTATAACAATTACTATTTTATGGCTAATGTTTAAACTAACAAATTTTAGTCACGTACTTGCTTATCTTAAAGCAATCTATACAAACATACATCTTCCTTTTAAACTCGGTATGGATCAAATTAGTATCATCGCTTATGGGTTGGGTGTAGTTGTATATCATGCTTTTTATTTGTTAAAAGATACCAATCTGTATCCTAAAGTTTATCCGAAGCTTGATGTTATAACTTATGGCTGTATGCTGTTTTTTATTATGGTTAACAGTGGGTCGGCTGGTGCATTTATTTATTTTCAATTTTAA